ACAGTTCGAACACCAATAGTGCCGAAGCCACCACGAACAAGGGAAAGGGTGTTAGTCATACTCCAGGAGCAGTGCAAGCAGTGCGGCTTGTGCGTCGAGTTCTGTCCGAAGAACGTGCTGTGTCTTGACACCACCAAGTACAACAGAAGGGGATACCACCCAGTCAAGGCCTGCGACTACGAGGCATGTGTGAACTGCGAGTTCTGCGAGAGGATCTGTCCAGATATGGCAATCTTTCTGGCGGATAGGGACGAGGCCGAAGCAGCGTGGAAGTCAGGGAGTGTGGAGCAGAACACTCTAATCCCCGAGTTCATGTCCCAGACTCATACCGCTACGGAGGAGAAGCAGTGAATGGGCCAACGCATCATGTTTACAATGGGTGACATCGCTTGTGCAGAGGGAGCACTGAGCGCGGGATGCAGATACTTTGGAGGATATCCTATCACGCCCGCAACAGAGATTGCAGAGTGGATGTCACAGCGAATGCCGGAGGTGGGAGGTGCGTACGTCCAGTTTGAGGACGAGATAGCCTCGATAACAAGTGTCATTGGTGCCTCATGGGCAGGCACTAAGGCCATGACTGCGACCTCCGGTCCGGGTGCAAGCCTCATGATGGAGGCGGTAGGTCTGGCGGTAATGACGGAGACCCCTTTGGTCCTAGTGAATATAATGAGAGGAGGACCAAGCACTGGTCAGCCAACGCGTGGTCAACAGGGAGATGTGATGCAGGCGAAGTGGGGCAGCCACGGGGACTACCAGGTGATTGCACTGACGCCCGCCTCCGTTCAGGAGATGTTTGACCAGACCGTGACTGCATTCAATCTCTCCGAGAAATATCGTGTGCCGGTGTTCATTCTTGCGGACGAGGTCGTCGGGCACATGAGAGAGAAACTGGTGATACCGGACGAGAAGGACATTCATACAGTCTACAGGAAGCAGCCGACAGTCGACCCCAGCATGTATCGTCCCTTCAAACCTGACGAGGACTTGGTACCACCAATGGCACTTCTGGGGTCCAAGTACCAGT
This window of the Candidatus Thorarchaeota archaeon genome carries:
- a CDS encoding 2-oxoacid:acceptor oxidoreductase subunit alpha, coding for MGQRIMFTMGDIACAEGALSAGCRYFGGYPITPATEIAEWMSQRMPEVGGAYVQFEDEIASITSVIGASWAGTKAMTATSGPGASLMMEAVGLAVMTETPLVLVNIMRGGPSTGQPTRGQQGDVMQAKWGSHGDYQVIALTPASVQEMFDQTVTAFNLSEKYRVPVFILADEVVGHMREKLVIPDEKDIHTVYRKQPTVDPSMYRPFKPDEDLVPPMALLGSKYQFYATGLTHDEQGYPSDSDSVQIELVQRLSDKILKHSDDIIEVEEFMLDDAEIGVIAYGTPSRSAKSAIKVAREDGIKAGLLRLKTVWPFPKEHIARLASHVKKLVVPEQNLGQVYYMVRAEAGTTPVHLMPKPAGTPHLPSEILQKIRELA
- a CDS encoding 4Fe-4S binding protein; the protein is MSTVRTPIVPKPPRTRERVLVILQEQCKQCGLCVEFCPKNVLCLDTTKYNRRGYHPVKACDYEACVNCEFCERICPDMAIFLADRDEAEAAWKSGSVEQNTLIPEFMSQTHTATEEKQ